Part of the Petrotoga olearia DSM 13574 genome, GGGCAGGTATTTTTGAAATAAATAAGGTTACTTTTTCTCCTTGGGTAATTTTAGGAGGATTGTTTGCCTTCGTGTTTGGTTTGCTTGGACTGTATCTACTGAAAAAAACGGTATTAGTTGGAAAACTGAGATATTTTTCATATTACTGTTTTGCTATAGGACTCATAGCCATTATTATTTAGTAGTAAATACTCTGTTCATTTAATCTTTTAAAATATTTGGTATAATATTTTATAAGAACCTCAAATAAAGTAGCAGGGAGTTTCTGATTTGAAAAAACAAGAAAGGCTGAAAAAAATACTTAATATTCTTTCTTCAAGTAAATATTCAATACCAGGCCAACAGCTTGCTGAAAGATTTGGTGTAACAAGACAAGTAATAGTAAAAGATATTGCAATCTTGAAAGCCCAAGGTTATGATATACAATCTTCTCCGAAAGGTTATTCGATGAATAAGAACAATAGGTTGATTAAACTGATTGCTGTTAAACACACCACGGAACAAATCGAAGATGAGTTAAAGACCATTGTAAACTGTGGTGGCAGGATAATTGATGTTTCTGTAGAGCATCCTGTATACGGAGAATTAACTGGTAAAATTGATGTAGATACCATCGAAGAAGTAGAAAACTTTATAGCAAAATTAAAGACTTCTAAACCGTTATCAATAATAAACAATGGTATCCATCTACACAGGATTGAAGTAGAAAACGAAGAGCAATTTAATTGCATAAAAAGAGAATTAAAAAGGCGAAAAATTTTGTTAGACTAAGTAATTTTTAGAGATTCAAAAGAATGCAACAACCTAAAATTTAGGGGGTGAAAAAAATGAAAAAAAGTATTTTGTTGACTCTCATTACCCTACTGTTTTCATTTAGCCTATTTGCGGCTGTTGAAGATACCGTTAAAGAAGCACGCTTGGCTATAGAGGAGTTATTATCAAAACCAGATAGTGGCACTTTTATTCAACTAGTAGAAATGGCAGAAGGTATTGTAATATTTCCCACATTTTATAAATTAGGCTATATCATCGGCGGCCAGTATGGTGAGGGTATTGTATTAAGAAAAGATAGCGAGACCGGTAAATGGTATGGTCCATCATTTGTAAATATATATGGTTTAAGCTGGGGAGCACAAATAGGAGTACAATCCGCGGGATTAATTTTAGTTGTAATCAATGAAAAAGGGATGGAAGGGTTTATGGATAACAATTTTACCTTAGGAGGTTCTATTGGTATTTCCGCTGGACCGTTGGGTAGACAACTTTCTGCAGATATAGATTATAAATTACAAGCATCCATATATTCTTATTCTATCGCAAAGGGATTCTACGCTGGAGTTTCTGTTGAAGGGGCTTATACCAGAGCGGATAATAATTCCAATGAGGCTTATTATGGGAAACCTCTTTCCCCTAAACAAATTTTAAATGAAAAAGAAGTTGATAACGAAGCAAAACAGATAGTAGAACTATTAGAAAAAGCTGTATTAGAAAGACAATTAAAAGAAAAAGAAACAACTTAATAGCCATTAAAATTTCAATAAAAAGGAGGAAACAAAAGTATGCCTTATGTAAACACAAAGGATATTTTAGAAAAAGCAAATAAAGAGTACTATGCTGTCGCAGCATTTAACATTAACAATCTCGAGTTTCTTCAAGCAATTGTGGAAGGAGGAATAGAGAAAAAATCGCCCCTGATAATCGAAACAAGTGAAGGTGCAATGAAGTATGCTGGCATGGGGGATCCTTTGAGAGGAGCCAGTCTGTTTGTTAAGATGGTTAGAGAGTTTGCAGATTCCTTAGATATACCAATTGCTCTGCACTTAGACCATGGTAAGAATTTTAAATATATAATATCTGCAATAAAAGCTGGTTATTCATCTGTAATGATAGATGCATCTGATAAACCGTTGGAAGAAAATATAAAAGCTACGAAAGATATTGTTAGAATAGCCCATGCAGCAGGTGTTTCAGTAGAAGCAGAATTAGGAAAGTTAGCTGGGATCGAAGATAACGTTTCATCAGAAGAATCTGTTCTTGTTAATCCAGATGAAGCAAAATACTTTGTCGAGCAAACTCAAGTTGATTTTCTTGCTCCAGCTATTGGCACTTCCCATGGGGCATTTAAGTTTAAAGGCGAAGCCAAATTAGACTATGATAGATTGAAAAAAGTTAAAGAATTGACAAATATGCCTTTGGTACTTCACGGTGCTTCAAGTGTTGTACAAGAAATGGTTGAAATAGCTGAAAATTATGGAGCTGATTTTGGAGGGTCAAAAGGGGTCCCCTCAGATATTTTAAAAGAAACTGTACAATTAGGTATAAATAAAGTAAATACTGATACTGACCTTAGAATGGCTTTCATTGCTGGATTAAGAGAATTCTTGCATAACAATTCAAAAGAGTTTGATCCTAGAAAATACATGGAAACGGCAAAAGAATACGTAAAAAAGGTAGTTTCAGATAGATTGGAACTTTTAGGTTCCGCTAATAAAGCTTAACTCAAAGTACAGCCATGGCTCCCATGGTTGTACTTTTTTAATTTTAACTAATGTAGAGATACACAGGTCCAATTATGGGTGGGGAGCGTTTGCTGCAGTGTGCAAACAATGTTTTTAAATGATTTTGACCTTGATTTGGGGTTTTTAAAGGGACCCCCCCTTAACGTTCGGCGCTAAAACAAGTTTTAGAGAACCTAAAGGCAGTACCAGAAAATATTAATAGGAGGAT contains:
- a CDS encoding transcription repressor NadR, with protein sequence MKKQERLKKILNILSSSKYSIPGQQLAERFGVTRQVIVKDIAILKAQGYDIQSSPKGYSMNKNNRLIKLIAVKHTTEQIEDELKTIVNCGGRIIDVSVEHPVYGELTGKIDVDTIEEVENFIAKLKTSKPLSIINNGIHLHRIEVENEEQFNCIKRELKRRKILLD
- a CDS encoding lipid-binding SYLF domain-containing protein, which produces MKKSILLTLITLLFSFSLFAAVEDTVKEARLAIEELLSKPDSGTFIQLVEMAEGIVIFPTFYKLGYIIGGQYGEGIVLRKDSETGKWYGPSFVNIYGLSWGAQIGVQSAGLILVVINEKGMEGFMDNNFTLGGSIGISAGPLGRQLSADIDYKLQASIYSYSIAKGFYAGVSVEGAYTRADNNSNEAYYGKPLSPKQILNEKEVDNEAKQIVELLEKAVLERQLKEKETT
- the fba gene encoding class II fructose-1,6-bisphosphate aldolase gives rise to the protein MPYVNTKDILEKANKEYYAVAAFNINNLEFLQAIVEGGIEKKSPLIIETSEGAMKYAGMGDPLRGASLFVKMVREFADSLDIPIALHLDHGKNFKYIISAIKAGYSSVMIDASDKPLEENIKATKDIVRIAHAAGVSVEAELGKLAGIEDNVSSEESVLVNPDEAKYFVEQTQVDFLAPAIGTSHGAFKFKGEAKLDYDRLKKVKELTNMPLVLHGASSVVQEMVEIAENYGADFGGSKGVPSDILKETVQLGINKVNTDTDLRMAFIAGLREFLHNNSKEFDPRKYMETAKEYVKKVVSDRLELLGSANKA